Sequence from the Gloeocapsopsis dulcis genome:
GCGCGATAAATCCTAAAGGAAAATAAATACTTCCTTGAAACAACATAACTAGCCTAAATTCACTGGCTGCATTTAGAGCAACAAAATTAATCTGAACATTGCTTGCAAATGCTGTATAAATTAATTCGCTACTATTGCCAGTGCCGCTATTTGTGCCAGCATTCCAAGTAGCGAAAATTTGTTGGGCAACAACAAGTCCTGTTGTTACCCTGATCCGAATAAAAGTTGTGCCGTAAATCCTTGTATTATCTAAGATAACAGCATAAACAACTACTCTATCCGTGCCACTTAAAAATTCACTGGTAGGCGCGGGATAGCCAGCATTAGTAAATGCTTGCTTAATGCCATCATAAAGCGATTGTTGCGTAATAGTAGGCGCAACAAAACTATCAATTCTAGCAGCGATCGCCATAATTAATAATCATCCGGATCGATTGTGCTGCTAGTATCAAGCTTTTGCAAGTTAATTGAATAAGTTTTTTGCCTGAAAGTTTGGTTGTTGCGCGTAACTAACGAATCAAAACTATCTTCAATTGAAATTGATTGATCTGGATTGGTATCTAATCCTGCTGCTGTGAGTGCATCTTTGGCAAGCAGCAATATACCTACCATTAAAGATTCTGCTGTATTAGTTGCGCTAGCTGTCAGTCCCTTGGTAACTAGATCTGCTTTGGAGATCGTGAGTGTGGTTGCGTCTTGTGTCGCGCCGCTACCGAATACTTGTTGAATTGTTGGTTCTGGCAATTTTATAAAATCTCAATTCTTCATATCTAAAATACTGTTTCATCTAATTAATAGCTATACTATCGATTAGATAGTATTTGTACTGATATGAACAAAAACAAAAGATTTACCGACAATCTAAACTCAATTAGAGTTAAACCCGAACAGCATGAAGCCTTAAAAGTGTTATCCGAAAAATGGCAAACTTCGCTTAGCCATTTAGTTAGATTGGCAATTGTAGAATTTTTAGAAAAGCACGGTGTTGACGTGTAATTTTACCAAGCTATTCATCAAAATTATCTTTGATGTACTTTGCCAATTCACTATCTGAAAGTCGGTTCAGTTTGTTGAACGCGCGTTTTCTCAATTCGCTATGCCAATCAGCCGCCGCAACACCAGTGCGGCGCGATAGCTCCTCGCACGCTAGGGTGAATGCGATCGCTACCCAAATCGTTCTATAAGTTCGCTTCATTAACCGCTAATAATTTTGCAACTCTTCAAGGATAATAGATAAAGGTCTAAGTTCAACCACAGCAATAGCAAGTAGCTCAAGTCGGGTTCTCACACCAAATTTTGCATAAATAGTATTCAAATGCCCTTCTACGGATCTCCTTGAAATTATTAGTTTCTCGGCGATTTCTTTATTCCCTAATCCTTTCAATACAAGCAAAGAAATTTCTTCTTCCCTAGGAGTAAGTCTGGTTGGTTTGTGAAGTCCTTGCTTCCCCATTTATTTTAAATATATATATTATTTTAAATAATATAGAAAGTTTACCTAAAATTCAATAATGACACGGAAAATAATCTGCGATCGCGATCCAGATTGTTGTATAAACTCGCTTCATTTTTATAAAATACTGATAGAGCTAAGGATAAAAAATATGACGGTTGAAATTCATTGCGATCGCTGCAAAAAGCCAATCCCTCAATATGATCAAAGTGTGCTGGACTTCCTTAGAAAGGAATATCCCAGCCAGGATATTTGCCCAGATTGCGATCTTGAAATTACCTTGGCTAAAGAGTGCGCGAAACAGGATGCCGTAGGCAGTCTCAACCCTGGATCTACGGCCTTATTATGGCTAAAGCGATACGAAGCACGTAAACAACGCAGTGTCTCATATACGGGTAAACATAATGCCACCGTTTGATTCTTTACCTGACGTATGGTTTGAACCTTTAGTTACCTTTGAACACATAAAACAATCTTTTAGCCAAGGAGAACAAGAAATCAGAATAGCTACTGGCTTCTTTACTATTGCTGGTTGGAATCTCATCAGAAGCCATGTTAGAAAAAAGAAAGTATACCTTTTAGTTGGCATCGTAGAACCATCTGAGGGGCAGGCTAGAGATATGCTGGTTGCTGAAATTATCAAAGATTTATCCAAAGGATTGGGCGACAACCGTCGTCAAGCTGTTATTGAGCTCGTCCAAAGGCTTGAACTAAAACTATTTGGTGTTGTTGATGCCAGGTCTACAAAACATCATGGCAAGTTATATCTTGTAGACAGAAACCTAGCAATATTTAGTTCAGCCAACACTACTTACAATGGTTTCATCAATCAAAACGAATCAGGCAATATTGTTAAGGATAAATCAAAAGTCGAGTATTTGGTAGATTGCTTTGACTTGTATTTTAGTCAAGCTAATGATATTTCAGAGGAACTTTTACAAGCATTAAAAAGATGGCTAAGGCTGGTAGTCCCTTGGGATATCTACCTAAAAACAATGCTTTGCTTAGAAGATATCAAACCAACTCAAAGACAATACAAAGAACCAGCTAGCTTTCAACGTGACATAATCGCTAGGGTTTTGCGGAATATAAAAAATCACAGGGGTTCATTTTTAGTTGCATCTACTGGATTAGGTAAAACAGTTTTAGCTACATACGTTGCATTGCAATTATTTGAGGCGAAGGAAATCGACCGAGTAATGGTTGTCGCACCTAAGCAAGTTCAAAAGATGTGGAAGGATGAGCTAGGTCTAGCTTGCTTAAGTGGTGAGCTTTTCACGTATTTTACACTCTTTCAAACAGACTCAGATAGGGACGGAAGCTTAGATGACTTTGAAGATATTGCCGAGAATTTATTCAATGATAAATGGTTATTAGTGTTAGATGAATCTCACATTTTAAGGAATCGTTTTCATAGGGGTGAACAGCAGACGACTTTTAATCGACTCTTACCTTTGATTAAAGGAAGTAGTTGTAAAGTCATAGCAATGACTGGTTCTCCCCTGTCTAGAGACGTGGAGAATGTAAATAGCCAATTGCTCTTATTGCCACATACAGCAAGCCCTAATGTTTTACTACCAGACCTTTTTGAAGATTCTAGAGGCTGGTCGATAGATAACGTAGATGAGCTAAGGAATTTTCCAGTGGCATCTTTGATGAGTATGCCCCACGTCGCTAAAAATTACGGCAGAACGGACGAACGCGGTCTTTACATAATGTATGGACAGCAAAAAAGATATATCCCGGAAGTTGTTTTGCATCGCGTAGACTACAGTTTAATGCTAGAGGACGAGATAACCCACCTCTTCAGGGAAGGTTATTTAGAAGGTAGAGAAGATATCACAAGATCCTCTATTGAGAAAGAAGTTCGGATCGCTTGGGCAAGTTCGCCAAAAGTATTGGAAGAAACATTAGCAAAAGTGGTTGATACCCCTGGGGAGCTAGGATACGATAACTTTACTTTTAGAAGAACACCTACTGAAAGAAAGAGGGCGATCGTACCTATTCTTAAAAAATTGGCAACGATCGCTTTTTTGGCAGACATTAAAATCCAAGCTTTAAAGAACATAGTTGAAGAGGAATTTATCAAAGGAAGAAAGATCATAATTTTTTGTGAGCGGTTAGCAACAGCGGTTTATTTAGAGAATGGGTTAAATGCATCTTTGCCAACAGTACGGATTTTTGCGACGGTTGAAAAAAGACAAGCCTATAAATATGATTTCAAACGAGATCAGGAAATAACCAATGGACTTTTAGGTTTTGCCCCAGAATCTAATGCTGGACACAAAAAAGAAAAAAGCGATCGCCCACAAACAAAAAAGCGATCGTTGCCAACTTACGACATCCTAATTACCACAGATGCCTTTGGAGTAGGCATTAACCTACAAGATGCCTCAGTAGTGATTAACTACGACACGGCATGGACACCAATTTCACCTATACAACGTGCTGGTAGAGTGCTTAGACCTTGGAAAGACCCTAGAACAGTACAAATCTACACGTTCGTTCCGCACCTAGTAAACTCTACGGATGAGCTAGTCAAGTTAGATAAAATTGCTTGGAGGTGGGACAATTTGAAGAACCGCCACGACGAAAGCTTAAGAATCATTGAGCTACCAGTACTACCAGATGAGGAAACGAGGCAGATATATATGCCTGACGTGGCATCAACTGTTTCGATTCGCTCCGTACCCCTTGATATTGAAGAGATTTCAGACATTGACGTGTCATCATTTTTTATGCATACCTCAAAACTGCAACAGGATAGAGAAAGAGCGATCGCCCTCCCTGATGATATTACCAGTGCGATAATCTACGGCGGCAAGTACCACGCCATCTATTTATTAATGCGCATCAGTGACGAGTACAAGTGGACTATCTATAACATTGACAAGCGCAAGCTAGAAGACTCAACAGACATCGAGCTACTAAACCTCATTCAATGTACAGAAGATACGCCCACCGCGCTTGTAGACCCTGACAAAATAGAAGATTGTACAACAACAGCCATACAAATGTGGTGCGATCGCCACAAGGTCAACTATGAGTCAGTGTTTAGAATTTGCACGCTGTACTTGCATCCTGGCGGTGAAGTACAAACAAATCTTTTTGGTTAATACCCCAATATTCTAATATCTGCAATCATTTTCTTAAGATAATAATTGATAACACAGATTAATCAATTCTAGCTATTTGATACTGTATTAGTTTAGTCCAGGTAAGCTAATGCGCTCAATATGTAGTGTCTCATATACGGTCGTTAATAATATAGATAAATTCTGTTTAGATTATCACTGATTTAATTGCATTTTACTTGTCTTAAATCTTGTCTTTTTATCTATGTCTTGCTAAGAAGGTAAAGCAGGTTTATGAGAGTTTAAATGTTAATTGGTTACGCGCGCGTTAGCTCACTCGATCAAAATTTAGATCTACAAATTGATGCACTTGATAAAGCCGGATGCGATCGCTTGTTTACTGATACTTCCAGTGGCGCTAAAGACGATCGCCCTGGATTGCACAATGCACTTTCACACTTACGTCCTGGTGACACGTTGGTGGTGTGGCGGCTGGACCGGCTCGGTCGGAATTTGAAACATTTGATTACAACAGTTAGCAATCTCAACTATCGAGATGTCTACTTTCGCAGCTTGACCGAAAATATCGACACGACGACGAGCGCGGGTAAACTTGTATTTGCAATCTTTGGCGCTCTGGCAGAATTCGAGCGCGAGATTATCAGAGAGCGAACGCTGGCAGGATTGGCGGCGGCGCGTGCTAGGGGTAGGAAGGGCGGTAGGCGATTGAAGTATAGCGATAAGAAGATCGCTGCGGCGATGCAGTTAGCCGCTGGATCTGACGATCCGATTACAGAAGTGTGTGAATCGTTGGGTATTAGTCGCTCGACTTACTATCGTCGCGTGTCATCGTTGCGATCGTGTTCTAGCAACTGATGGACTTTGTTTTCGATGCGGTTGGCAATACCTTCGGCTGACATACTCCTAGCGTCGTCCCGTCATCAATTCATGAGGAGTAACTTTTATAGGCTTAATTTTTTGAG
This genomic interval carries:
- a CDS encoding ribbon-helix-helix domain-containing protein, translating into MNKNKRFTDNLNSIRVKPEQHEALKVLSEKWQTSLSHLVRLAIVEFLEKHGVDV
- a CDS encoding helix-turn-helix transcriptional regulator, whose protein sequence is MGKQGLHKPTRLTPREEEISLLVLKGLGNKEIAEKLIISRRSVEGHLNTIYAKFGVRTRLELLAIAVVELRPLSIILEELQNY
- a CDS encoding helicase-related protein, which produces MPPFDSLPDVWFEPLVTFEHIKQSFSQGEQEIRIATGFFTIAGWNLIRSHVRKKKVYLLVGIVEPSEGQARDMLVAEIIKDLSKGLGDNRRQAVIELVQRLELKLFGVVDARSTKHHGKLYLVDRNLAIFSSANTTYNGFINQNESGNIVKDKSKVEYLVDCFDLYFSQANDISEELLQALKRWLRLVVPWDIYLKTMLCLEDIKPTQRQYKEPASFQRDIIARVLRNIKNHRGSFLVASTGLGKTVLATYVALQLFEAKEIDRVMVVAPKQVQKMWKDELGLACLSGELFTYFTLFQTDSDRDGSLDDFEDIAENLFNDKWLLVLDESHILRNRFHRGEQQTTFNRLLPLIKGSSCKVIAMTGSPLSRDVENVNSQLLLLPHTASPNVLLPDLFEDSRGWSIDNVDELRNFPVASLMSMPHVAKNYGRTDERGLYIMYGQQKRYIPEVVLHRVDYSLMLEDEITHLFREGYLEGREDITRSSIEKEVRIAWASSPKVLEETLAKVVDTPGELGYDNFTFRRTPTERKRAIVPILKKLATIAFLADIKIQALKNIVEEEFIKGRKIIIFCERLATAVYLENGLNASLPTVRIFATVEKRQAYKYDFKRDQEITNGLLGFAPESNAGHKKEKSDRPQTKKRSLPTYDILITTDAFGVGINLQDASVVINYDTAWTPISPIQRAGRVLRPWKDPRTVQIYTFVPHLVNSTDELVKLDKIAWRWDNLKNRHDESLRIIELPVLPDEETRQIYMPDVASTVSIRSVPLDIEEISDIDVSSFFMHTSKLQQDRERAIALPDDITSAIIYGGKYHAIYLLMRISDEYKWTIYNIDKRKLEDSTDIELLNLIQCTEDTPTALVDPDKIEDCTTTAIQMWCDRHKVNYESVFRICTLYLHPGGEVQTNLFG
- a CDS encoding recombinase family protein; amino-acid sequence: MLIGYARVSSLDQNLDLQIDALDKAGCDRLFTDTSSGAKDDRPGLHNALSHLRPGDTLVVWRLDRLGRNLKHLITTVSNLNYRDVYFRSLTENIDTTTSAGKLVFAIFGALAEFEREIIRERTLAGLAAARARGRKGGRRLKYSDKKIAAAMQLAAGSDDPITEVCESLGISRSTYYRRVSSLRSCSSN